DNA from Thermus oshimai DSM 12092:
ACTTCCTGAGGTCGATCACCATGCCCCAGCGGCGCTTGGGGTTTTTAAGCGCCCGCTCCAGGTCCTCCTGCATGCGCAGGAGGACGTCCTTGTCCTCCCCCGTGGGGGGCGGGGTTTGGGGCAGGGCCTGGGCCAGGCCCGGGGCCACCATGGAGGCGAAGACGGCGCTGGCGAACTTGGAGAGGAAGCGCCGCCGTTCCTCCGGATTCAGGGGTTGTTCCATCGCCCACCTCCTTTCGCCTTCAGGCTAGGCTTGGGCCTAAGGGGGCGGTAGCGGGCGGTCTTTGGACGGGCTTGTCCGGGAGAAGGCGGACAGGGGCGAGGACATTTATACCCCTTAGCCTCTTCTAGGCTGGGGTTGATGCGGGGGCTTGGGGTCTTGGCGCTTCTTCTTGCGGCCTGCGCCCGCCCGCCGGAGGTGGCGCTGGCCCCGCCCTACGCCCCCGAGGCCCCCACGGGGACGGTCCGGGTGGTGGTGGCGGGGATGCGCTCCCCCAAGGAGGCCAAACCCTACCGGGCCCTCTTCCAGGGCCTGGGGGAGTGGCTCGGGGTGCGGGTGGAGGTCTTCGGCCGCCGCACTTATGGGGAGGTCCTCGAGGCCCTGCGCCAAGGCCGGGCCCATCTGGGCTTCCTCTGCACCCTGGCCGCGGGGCTCGGGGCGGAGGAGGGGGTTTTGGAGGTGCTCCTGGCCGGGGAGACGTTCGTGCCCTACCAGAGCCTGGTGGTGGTGCGGGCCTCCTCCCCTTACCGCACCCTGGCGGATCTGAAGGGCCTCCCCTTTGCCTTCACCGACCCCCTTTCCAACACCGGCCACGCCTGGCCTAAGCTGGCCGCCCGGGGTCTCGGGGAGGGGTTCTTCGCCCAGGCCTTCTTCGCTTACCACCACGACCGGGCCCTCTTGGCCGTGCTCCAAGGCCTGGCGGAGGGGGCGGCGGTGGACCGGGTGGTGTATGAAACCCTGGGCCTCTCTGGGCTGCGGGTGGTTTGGCGGGGGCCCACCGACCCCCCGCCCCCCATCGTGGCCCGCAAGGGGCTGGACCCTGGCCTTAAAGACCGCCTCTTAAAGGGTCTTCTCGCCTACGCCGGCACCCCGGAGGGGCAGCGGGTTTTGCGGACGCTGGGCCTTAAGGGGTTCCGGCCCGCAGAGGCTTGGGACTACGTGCGGGTGTACCGCCGGGCGGAGGAGGTGTTGCCGTGAGGTGGGGGCTCGTCCACCAGCTCTTCGCCACCCTGCTCCTCTCGGCCCTGGTCACAGGGGGGGTGCTCATCCTGGGCGGGGCCACCTTCCTTTGGGCGGAGGGGGAGAAGGCCCTTTGGCAGCGGGCTCGAGGCGCGGCCCAAGACCTGGCCGCCCTCCTTGCGGACGACCTCCTCCTGGGGGACCGCTTTTCCGCCTGGGAGCGGCTCCGCGCCGCCCAGGCCCGCGATCCAGACCTGGCCTACGCCTACGTGCTGGACCCGGAGGGCTGGGTCCTGGTGCACACCCTGGAGGGGGGGGTGCCCGAGGCCCTTCGGGCCCTGGGGGGGGAGAGGACGCTGAGCCTAGAGGGCCAGACCGTCTACCAGACCGAGGCGGAGATCTTTGGGGGGCAGATCGGTCGGCTCCGCCTGGGGTTCTACCAGGCCCCTCTCTGGGCGGAGGTGGGCCAGGTGGCGCGCACAGGGCTTTTCGGTCTTCTCTGGGCCGTGGGCCTGGGGGGCGGGCTCGGGTACTTCCTCCTTCTCAGGCACCTGGAGCCTCTGAGGGCCATGACCGAACGGGTGGCCCGGGTGGGCCAGGGGGAGGCCCCGGTCTTCCCCGAGCCCAAGAACGAGCTTGGGCTTTTGGGCCGGGCCCTGAACGAGATGGGCCAGGCGGTGGCCCAGCAAAGGCGCCAGCTCCTCCTCCTAAACCGCCTCCTGGCCGAGGCCCACGCCCTAAGGCTGGAGGAGCTGGCCGAGCGGGTCCTTTCCCTCCTCACGCGGGAGCTGGGCTTTTTGTGCGGGGACCTCTGGGTGGAGGGCCGGGTGGTCCACTGCCGGGCCTGCCAGCGCCTCTGCCCCCTGGGGGCGGTGGGCCCCCTGGCCGAGGAGGCCCTCCGCCGGGGCCAGGTGGTGGTGGCCCCCGGGGGGGTGGCGGTGCCGGTGCCGCCCAGGGGGGCCCTGGTCCTCCACGGCGCCCCCCAGGTGGAGGAGGCCTGGCTGAGGGAGTTTCTGGGGGCCCTTTCCCTGCCCCTGGCCTCGGCTCTGGAAAACGCCCGGCTCTACGGCCTCCTGGAGGAAAAGGAGCGCCAGCGGGCCCGGCTCATGAGCGCCTGGCTGGCCGCCCAGGAGGAGGAGCGGGGGCGGCTGGCCCGGGAGCTCCACGACGAGATCGGCCAGGCCCTCACCGGCCTCCTTCTGGGGTTGGAAAGCCTTCCCGGGTCCGAGCCCCTAAAGGAGCTGGTCCGGCGCACCCTGGCCGAGGTGCGCCGCCTGGCCTGGGACCTAAGGCCAAGCGTCCTGGACCACCTGGGCCTCAAGGCGGCCCTGGAGCGCTACGTGCGGGAGTTTTCCGAGCGCACGGGGATCCGGGTGGACCTTTCCTTCCACCTCCTCCACCCCCTGCCCCGGGAGTGGGAGACCGTCATCTACCGGGTGGTCCAGGAGGCCCTGACCAACGTGGCCCGGCACGCGGAGAGCCCCTGGGCGGCGGTGGGGGTTTTGGAGGCGGAGGGGGAGGTGCGGGTCTTCGTGGAGGATGGGGGCCGGGGCTTCGTGCCCGAGGCGGTGGAGGCGGGCCGGCAGGGGCTTTTGGGCATGCGGGAGCGGGTGGAGCTGGTGGGGGGCCGGTTCCTGCTGGAAAGCGCCCCCGGCCGGGGCACCTGGATCCAGATCCGCCTGCCCCTGGAGGTGAAGGCGTGATCCGGGTGGTGCTGGTGGAGGACCACGCCCTGGTGCGCACGGGGCTTAAGCACCTCCTGGAGGCCCGGGGGGTGAGGGTGGTGGGGGAGGCGGGGAGCGGCCTCGAGGCCCTGGGCCTTCTGGAGGGCCTGGAGGCCGACGTGGCCATCCTGGACGTTGCCCTGCCGGACATGAACGGGATAGAGCTGGCCCAGCGCCTAAGGGCCCGTTTCCCCCACCTCAGGCTTCTCGCCCTTTCCATGCACGAGGACCTGGAGTACGTGCGGGGCTTCCTCCAGGCGGGGGGGCAGGGGTACGTGAGCAAGGGGGCGGTGGACCACGAGCTTCTGGATGCCCTCCTCACCGTGGCCCGGGGGGGGCGCTACCTCAACCCCGCCCTGGCCATGCGCCTGGCGGTGGAGCTGGTCCAGAAGGAGGGGGAGGAGGCCCCCCTCTCCCCCCGGGAGGAGGAGGTCCTCCGCCTTTTGGCCCAGGGCCTTTCCCACAAGGAGGTGGCCGAACGCCTGGGGATTTCCGAAAAGACCGTGGCCACCTACCGGGAGCGGGGCATGGAGAAGCTGGGCCTGAAAAGCCGGGGCGAGCTCCTCCGCTACGCCGCCCGCAAGGGCTGGCTCGGCTAAGCCCCCCGCTTTAGGGCAGGCCCAGCTCCTTCAGGTAGGCCAGGATGGCCCTGGCGGTCCGGCCCTCCCGCTCCGTGAGGAGGTCCAGGTGGGTGAGGCCGGGGAGGATCTCGGCCCGGACGGGGGTCCTGGGGAAGAGCTCGTCCAGGCGGAACCCCTCTTCCCGGGGCAAAAGCCCCCGGCCCGCCCCCAGGCCCAGGATGGGGTAGGGGAGGGGCCGGGGCCCAAGCCCCGGCAGCACGTGGGGGTAGCCCCCCAGCTCCAGGAGGAGGCGCAAGGGGAAGTACCACTCGGAAAAGCCGGTCTCTTCCCGGGCAAAGGCCCGCAGGAAGGCCCGGGGGTCGGTGGCCTCCCCGGTGTCCTGCCAGCGGACCGCCCCGCCCCTGGGCCCCCGCACGGTGCGCACCAGCCGCCCCTGGAGGAGCCCGAGGAGGCTAAACCCTTCCCGGGCCCAGGCCCGGCCCGCGCTCACCGCGAAAAGGGGGAAGAGGCTATAGTCGTCGTCCACCCGAAGGAGGGCCCGGGCCTCCCGGGTGGCCCGGTGGGGGCCGAGGGGCACCGCTTCCTCCGGCCTTTGGGCGGCCAAAAAGGCCTCCGCCTCCGCCAGGGCCAGGGCCTTTGGCCCCAGGAAGGGCAGCCGGAAAACGGGGTCGGCCCTGCCCGCGAGGAGGTCGGAAAGCCCGGGCAGGGCACCGAAGGGGGTCCTCGTCCCCCGTTCCAGGGCCTCCCTGGTGAGGGTTGGGGGGTTTAGGGTGCCGTCCAGAAGGACGAGGCCCTTTAGCTTTTCCCCGTGCTGGAGGGCGTACAGGGCGGCCAGGGCCGCCCCCAGGGAGTGGCCCAAAAGGACCACCGGCCCCCGCCTCCCTGCCTCCTCCACCGCCCGGTCCAGGTCCTCTAGGTGCACCCGGAGGCCAAAGGCCCGCAAGGGGCTGAGGTCGGGCTCCGCCAGGGTTTCGTAGTAGGCCAGGGGGTCTTCCCGGCGGAAGCCCCGGCGGTCCTCGAGGCCGTTGGCCCGCCGTTCCCAGGCCCAGACCTCCGCCCAGGGGGCAAGGGCCCGGAGCCTTTCCGCCAGGAGGGCGAAGTTGGTGCTCCCCCCGAGGAGGCCCGGCACGAAGAGGAGCACCGCCTTGGGGGCCTCCGCCTCGTACACCAGGGCGTAGCTTCGGTCTAGAGGGCCCCAGCCGGTCTCCGCCCCGGGGAGGGCCCGGTAGACCTGGGCCAGGCCCAACCCCAGGCCCAGAAGGAGGGCGAGAAACCTCCGCATAGGCCCAGTATGGGTGGGCGTTAGGGGTTTTGGCTACAGGGGCTTGGCCGCGGAGAGCCGGGCGTAAAAGGCGTGGGTCAGGGCGATGGCCAGGGCGTCCGCCAGGTGGCTCGGCTTGGGGGCCTCCTTAAGGCCCAGCGCCCCCCGCACCGCCAAGGCCACGGCCTCCTTGGGGGCGTGGCCGTGCCCCACCAGGGCCTGCTTCACCTGCATGGGGCCGTAGGCGAAGACCGGCACCCCCCTCTGGTGGGCCGCCACCAGCACCGCCCCCAGGGCCCAGCCCACCTTGTAGGCCAGCTCGTTCTGCCGGTAGAAGTACTGCTCCTCCACCGCCAGGGCCTCGGGGGCGTGGGCCTCGAGGGCCGCCCGCACCCTTTCGTAGATCCGGCCCACCCGGTTTGCGGCCCCTTCCTTGCTGGAGGTCTCCACCACCTCCCCGTGGAGGAGGAAGGCCTTGAGGGCCCCCCGCCCCCCCTCCACCCGGATCACCCCTAGGCCCAGGTGGGTGATGCCGGGGTCCACCCCTAGGACCACCATCCTGCTAGTTCCCGCGCTTTGGAGGGTAGTCCCCGTCCCCGTAGCGCAGGAAGGCGGGGATCTCGTAGTTGTAGGGGTCCACGTGGCCCATGCCGAGGTCAATGGGGCGGGCGGGCCGGGGCACCACGGTGCTCTCCCCGAACCCCGCGGCGATGAGGATCACCCGGAGCTCGTCCTGGGCCCGTTCGTCGTAGGTGACCCCGTAGAGGATGTCCACCTCCTCGTGGCCGGTGGCCTCGCGGATCCTCTCCACCACCTCCGCGGCCTCCATGAGGGAGAGGTCCTCCGAGCCCACCACGTTGAGGAGAAGCCGCCTTGCCCCCTCTATGGAGCGCTCCAGGAGGGGGCTTTGGGTGGCGGAGCGGGCGGCCTCCTCCACCCGCGCCTCCCCCCGGCCCGCCCCAATGCCCATGAGGACCTGGCCCGCCCCCTCCAGGAGGGCCTTCACGTCGGCGAAGTCCACGTTGATGAGGCCGGGGAGGTTGATGACGTCCGTGATCCCCTTCACCCCGTGGTAGAGGACCCGGTCGGCGATGAGGAAGGCGTCTTTCAGGGTCATCTTCTTGTCCACCGCGGAGAGGAGGCGGTCGTTCTGGACCACCACCATGGCGTCCACCCGCTCCCTCAGGCGCTTGATGCCCTCCTCCGCGGCCCGCATGCGCTTCGGACCTTCAAAGCTAAAGGGGCGGGTGACCACGGCCACCGCCAGGGCCCCCTGCCGCTTGGCGATCTCCGCCACCACGGGGGCGCTTCCCGTGCCCGTGCCGCCCCCCATCCCCGCGGTGATGAAGACCAGGTCCGCCCCCTCCAGGGCCTCGGCGATGAGGTCTTCCGTTTCCAACGCCGCCTTCTCCCCCACCTCCGGGTTGGCCCCCGCCCCCAGGCCCCGGGTGAGCCGCTCCCCCAGCTGGATGCGCACGTCCGCCAGGCTCTTCGCCAGGACCTGGGCGTCGGTGTTGGCGGCGATGAACTCCACCCCCGAAAGCCCCGCCTCGATCATGCGGTTCACCGCGTTGTTCCCCGCACCCCCCAGGCCGATGACCTTGATCCGTGCTCCTTCCATACCCTCCCCCTAGAATAGATTGCTTAAAAAATCTTTAATCTTAGCCAGAAATCCCTGCCCCTTCGGCCCCTCTTCGCTCCTCTTGGTCACCCTCCTTTCCGGGGTGCGCACGGGCAGGGTGGCCCCGTAGCGCACCAGCCCCACCGCGGCCGCGTGGGCCGGGGAGGCCACCACGTCCGTGAGGCCGGAAACCCCTTGGGGCTTGCCGATCCGCACCGGCAGGTTGTACTGCTGGCGGGCCAGGAGGTCCACCCCCCGCATGAGGGTGCTCCCCCCGGTGAGGACCACCCGGTTCACCCGGATCTCCAGGGGTCCCAGGGCCTCGTCCACGCTCTGGCGGGCCAGGTGGAGGATCTCCCGCAGGCGGGGGCGGATGATGCGGGCCAGCTCGGGAGCGGGCACCTCTCCCAGGGTGCCCCCTTCCTGGTTGATCTCCAGGACCAGCTCCGGGTCGGCGAGCTCGGGGAGGGCGGCCCCGTACTTCCGCTTCACCCTTTCGGCCTCCTCAAAGGGGATTTTGAGGAGCTGGGCGATGTCGTTCGTCACGTGCTCCCCCCCAAGGGGCAGGACGGCGGTATGGGCCAGGCGGCCGTTTTTGAACACCGCCACGTCCGTGGTGCCGCCCCCGATGTCCAGGAGGAGGACGGTCATGTTCTCCTCCTCGGGGAGGAGGACCCCCAGGCCGCTGGCCAGGGCCTGGACCACGAAGGCCTCCACCTCCAGCCCTGCCCCCTCCACCGCCCGGCGCAGGTTGGCCAGGGGGCCGCGCCCTGCGGCCACCAGGTGCACGTCCACCTCGAGGCGCACCCCCGCCATGCCCACGGGGTCGCGGATCCCCTCCTGCCCGTCCACCCGGTACTCCAGGGGCAGGGCGTGGAGGAGCTCCATCTCCCCGTCCAGGGGGTAGGCCTTGGCCTGCTCAATGGCCCGCTCCACGTCCGCTTCGGCGATGGTGTGCCCCCGGCGGATGGCCGCCAGGCCGTGGCTGGTGACCCCTTTCAGGTGGGGGCCGCCCACCCCCACCACCACCCGCTCCACCTTGATGCCCGCCACCCTTTCCGCCTGGAAAAGGCTTTGCCGGATGGCCTCGGTGGTCCGTTCCAGGTTGACCACCACCCCCCGCTTGAGCCCCTGGGAGGGGACGGTGCTCTCGCCGATGATGTCCAAAACCCCATCGGGGGCGAGTTCCCCGATGACGGTGGTCACTTTGCTGGTCCCTACGTCCAATCCGGCGATGATCATGGGCGCTGGCTCACCCCCCAAGAATACAGGAAAACCTGGCCCTTAGGCCTGGGCGCTTGGGCATACTTTAGCAGAAGTTCTGCGCTTGGGGCAAAAAGGACAGCCTCGGGAAGCTCCACCCAGAACCCCGCGGGGGTGTAGCGGAGGCGGCGGGCCTCGGGGTAGGCCCGGGCCAGGGCCAGGAGGGCCTCCTTGGGAAGGGGCCCCCGGCCCACCACCCGGGGCCCGTGGGCGTGGGGGGCCCCTCCGGGGAGGAGGACCCCGTCCTCGGAGAGGGCCTGGCCGTCCTCCAGGGGAAGGAAGGGCTTCCGCTCCCGCACCACCACCCGCACCGCCCCCACCCGGGGCTTTTCCAGACGGGCCTCGGCCACCCAGGGGTTTTGTCCAAGGGCCTCCACCCGCCCGGGCAGGACCCAAAGCCAAGGGTCCCCGGGGGCGAGCTCGAGGGCTTTAAGCACCTCTTCCTCCCTAAGGTGCCTTAGCCCCTCCACCCGCACCTCCTCCACGGGGAAAAGGGCCAGGCTCCCCACGTACAAGGTGGCGAGGAGAAGGCCCAGAAGGACCCACCTCACGGCCACACCTCCCATTCCAGCTCCAGGGGGAGCTCCTCCTGGATGGCCCGGACCAGGGCTAGGATGTCCTGGGCCTTGGCCCCCCCTAGGTTCACGATGAAGTTCCCGTGCTCCAGGGAGACCATGGCGTCCCCCACCCTAAGGCCCTTCAGCCCCCGCTGGTCGATGAGGCGGCCCGCGGACTGCCCGGGGGGGTTTTTGAAGGCGCAGCCCGCGCTTTTCTTCTTGGGCTGGCCCTTCCTGGCCGCGTCCACCTCGGCCATGCGCCGCCTTATCTCCTCCTGGGGCCGTTCCTTCAGCCTAAGCCGCACCCGGGTGACGATCCCCCCCGGGGGCAGGTGGCTTTT
Protein-coding regions in this window:
- a CDS encoding PhnD/SsuA/transferrin family substrate-binding protein — protein: MRGLGVLALLLAACARPPEVALAPPYAPEAPTGTVRVVVAGMRSPKEAKPYRALFQGLGEWLGVRVEVFGRRTYGEVLEALRQGRAHLGFLCTLAAGLGAEEGVLEVLLAGETFVPYQSLVVVRASSPYRTLADLKGLPFAFTDPLSNTGHAWPKLAARGLGEGFFAQAFFAYHHDRALLAVLQGLAEGAAVDRVVYETLGLSGLRVVWRGPTDPPPPIVARKGLDPGLKDRLLKGLLAYAGTPEGQRVLRTLGLKGFRPAEAWDYVRVYRRAEEVLP
- a CDS encoding alpha/beta fold hydrolase; this translates as MRRFLALLLGLGLGLAQVYRALPGAETGWGPLDRSYALVYEAEAPKAVLLFVPGLLGGSTNFALLAERLRALAPWAEVWAWERRANGLEDRRGFRREDPLAYYETLAEPDLSPLRAFGLRVHLEDLDRAVEEAGRRGPVVLLGHSLGAALAALYALQHGEKLKGLVLLDGTLNPPTLTREALERGTRTPFGALPGLSDLLAGRADPVFRLPFLGPKALALAEAEAFLAAQRPEEAVPLGPHRATREARALLRVDDDYSLFPLFAVSAGRAWAREGFSLLGLLQGRLVRTVRGPRGGAVRWQDTGEATDPRAFLRAFAREETGFSEWYFPLRLLLELGGYPHVLPGLGPRPLPYPILGLGAGRGLLPREEGFRLDELFPRTPVRAEILPGLTHLDLLTEREGRTARAILAYLKELGLP
- a CDS encoding response regulator codes for the protein MIRVVLVEDHALVRTGLKHLLEARGVRVVGEAGSGLEALGLLEGLEADVAILDVALPDMNGIELAQRLRARFPHLRLLALSMHEDLEYVRGFLQAGGQGYVSKGAVDHELLDALLTVARGGRYLNPALAMRLAVELVQKEGEEAPLSPREEEVLRLLAQGLSHKEVAERLGISEKTVATYRERGMEKLGLKSRGELLRYAARKGWLG
- a CDS encoding crossover junction endodeoxyribonuclease RuvC, yielding MVVLGVDPGITHLGLGVIRVEGGRGALKAFLLHGEVVETSSKEGAANRVGRIYERVRAALEAHAPEALAVEEQYFYRQNELAYKVGWALGAVLVAAHQRGVPVFAYGPMQVKQALVGHGHAPKEAVALAVRGALGLKEAPKPSHLADALAIALTHAFYARLSAAKPL
- the ftsZ gene encoding cell division protein FtsZ, with translation MEGARIKVIGLGGAGNNAVNRMIEAGLSGVEFIAANTDAQVLAKSLADVRIQLGERLTRGLGAGANPEVGEKAALETEDLIAEALEGADLVFITAGMGGGTGTGSAPVVAEIAKRQGALAVAVVTRPFSFEGPKRMRAAEEGIKRLRERVDAMVVVQNDRLLSAVDKKMTLKDAFLIADRVLYHGVKGITDVINLPGLINVDFADVKALLEGAGQVLMGIGAGRGEARVEEAARSATQSPLLERSIEGARRLLLNVVGSEDLSLMEAAEVVERIREATGHEEVDILYGVTYDERAQDELRVILIAAGFGESTVVPRPARPIDLGMGHVDPYNYEIPAFLRYGDGDYPPKRGN
- a CDS encoding FtsQ-type POTRA domain-containing protein, whose protein sequence is MGGVAVRWVLLGLLLATLYVGSLALFPVEEVRVEGLRHLREEEVLKALELAPGDPWLWVLPGRVEALGQNPWVAEARLEKPRVGAVRVVVRERKPFLPLEDGQALSEDGVLLPGGAPHAHGPRVVGRGPLPKEALLALARAYPEARRLRYTPAGFWVELPEAVLFAPSAELLLKYAQAPRPKGQVFLYSWGVSQRP
- the ftsA gene encoding cell division protein FtsA produces the protein MIIAGLDVGTSKVTTVIGELAPDGVLDIIGESTVPSQGLKRGVVVNLERTTEAIRQSLFQAERVAGIKVERVVVGVGGPHLKGVTSHGLAAIRRGHTIAEADVERAIEQAKAYPLDGEMELLHALPLEYRVDGQEGIRDPVGMAGVRLEVDVHLVAAGRGPLANLRRAVEGAGLEVEAFVVQALASGLGVLLPEEENMTVLLLDIGGGTTDVAVFKNGRLAHTAVLPLGGEHVTNDIAQLLKIPFEEAERVKRKYGAALPELADPELVLEINQEGGTLGEVPAPELARIIRPRLREILHLARQSVDEALGPLEIRVNRVVLTGGSTLMRGVDLLARQQYNLPVRIGKPQGVSGLTDVVASPAHAAAVGLVRYGATLPVRTPERRVTKRSEEGPKGQGFLAKIKDFLSNLF
- a CDS encoding HAMP domain-containing sensor histidine kinase, whose protein sequence is MRWGLVHQLFATLLLSALVTGGVLILGGATFLWAEGEKALWQRARGAAQDLAALLADDLLLGDRFSAWERLRAAQARDPDLAYAYVLDPEGWVLVHTLEGGVPEALRALGGERTLSLEGQTVYQTEAEIFGGQIGRLRLGFYQAPLWAEVGQVARTGLFGLLWAVGLGGGLGYFLLLRHLEPLRAMTERVARVGQGEAPVFPEPKNELGLLGRALNEMGQAVAQQRRQLLLLNRLLAEAHALRLEELAERVLSLLTRELGFLCGDLWVEGRVVHCRACQRLCPLGAVGPLAEEALRRGQVVVAPGGVAVPVPPRGALVLHGAPQVEEAWLREFLGALSLPLASALENARLYGLLEEKERQRARLMSAWLAAQEEERGRLARELHDEIGQALTGLLLGLESLPGSEPLKELVRRTLAEVRRLAWDLRPSVLDHLGLKAALERYVREFSERTGIRVDLSFHLLHPLPREWETVIYRVVQEALTNVARHAESPWAAVGVLEAEGEVRVFVEDGGRGFVPEAVEAGRQGLLGMRERVELVGGRFLLESAPGRGTWIQIRLPLEVKA